In a genomic window of Helianthus annuus cultivar XRQ/B chromosome 10, HanXRQr2.0-SUNRISE, whole genome shotgun sequence:
- the LOC110883946 gene encoding auxin-responsive protein IAA13 encodes MDVTLGLLDHIPAGDDGGGGGGGGVPSGGSTTNRSILTVSKEDNKNTMVMSSEVTSGESLDGLELGLGLSIGGGGGGGLKSKMVATGGGWSQYARILTAKDFHTSLVSKPNSCSSSSSVNIPNSSTSGTKRTATDSVSPPNGTSVVGWPPVSKAHRMPTLANQIKSPTENFVSKPEQNKSKNRTIGIKDYSDERNGFSNKKYRSVKVNIDGTLIGRKVDLNAHTSYEMLAQTLHEMFFSRWSSTEAIKPSRLLDGTSEFVLTYEDKDGDCMLVGDVPWEMFLNSVKRLRIMKNSDSNELAPRFQETNDRRGD; translated from the exons ATGGATGTTACCCTTGGTTTGTTGGATCATATTCCGgcaggtgatgatggtggtggtggtggtggtggtggtgtgccTTCTGGTGGGTCAACCACCAATAGGTCAATCTTGACAGTTTCAAAAGAGGATAACAAGAACACTATGGTTATGTCTTCTGAGGTTACTAGTGGTGAGAGTTTAGATGGTCTTGAATTAGGACTTGGGTTGAgtattggtggtggtggtggtggtggtttgaaGTCAAAGATGGTGGCTACTGGTGGTGGTTGGAGTCAATATGCTAGAATCTTGACAGCAAAAGATTTTCATACATCTTTGGTTTCTAAACCTAATTCttgttcttcatcttcttctgttAATATCCCAAATTCATCCACTTCTGGTACCAAAAGAACTGCCACTGATTCTGTTTCTCCACCTAATGGAACCAG CGTTGTCGGATGGCCTCCTGTAAGTAAAGCTCACCGGATGCCTACTTTGGCTAACCAAATCAAGTCACCAACCGAAAACTTCGTCTCAAAACCCGAACAAAACAAAAGCAAGAACCGAACGATTGGAATCAAGGATTATTCCGATGAAAGGAACGGGTTTTCCAACAAGAAATACCGGTCAGTAAAAGTCAACATCGATGGAACTCTAATTGGACGAAAAGTTgatctcaatgctcacacatcctATGAGATGTTGGCTCAAACCTTGCATGAAATGTTCTTCAGTAGAT GGtcaagcacagaagcaattaaaCCTTCAAGATTATTGGATGGAACATCTGAATTTGTACTAACTTATGAAGATAAAGATGGAGATTGTATGCTTGTTGGAGATGTTCCTTGGGA GATGTTTCTTAACTCCGTCAAGAGGCTTAGGATAATGAAAAACTCCGATTCCAACGAGCTTG CACCAAGATTTCAAGAAACGAATGATAGACGCGGAGACTGA
- the LOC110883948 gene encoding xyloglucan galactosyltransferase KATAMARI1 homolog, with translation MEKAGYVFKQTRICIVVFTCSVFWICLFYFHFNGFETKAFWIMNQSRVPPPAKVVNQGDTKAVISQTENVTSVSSFMKTMISSDNKSDPSVSSFMKTMIFANNKSDPCGGRYIYVYDLPSRFNDDMMKDCGSINKWFDMCKFTTNCGLGPKLNNTEVGVFSDEGWFATNQFTVDVIFYNRMKQYECLTNDSSIAAAVFVPFYAGFDAARYLWGYNVSVRDAASLDLVDWLQKRDEWKVMNGRDHFLVGGRITWDFRRLTDEETDWGNKFLFLPAARNMSVLLIESSPWNSNDFAIPYPTYFHPSKDSDIFDWQDRMRKLERKYLFCFAGAPRPDNPKSIRSLLIDQCKNSSVGKLLECGSDESKCHSPSNVMKMFQSSVFCLQPQGDSYTRRSAFDSILAGCIPVFFHPGSFYTQYTWHLPKNYTKYSVFIPEDDIRRNISIEQRLSKIDPNKINEMRDEVINLIPRLIYADPRSKLETSKDAFDVSVDAIIRKVTKLRQDMIDGRTDDDFIEELSWKYALLEEGEYIGVHEWDPFFAKQKPDNGNSK, from the coding sequence ATGGAGAAAGCAGGTTACGTGTTTAAACAAACACGTATTTGTATAGTAGTGTTCACTTGCTCGGTATTTTGGATATGTTTATTCTACTTCCATTTTAATGGGTTCGAAACTAAAGCTTTCTGGATTATGAATCAATCCAGGGTTCCACCACCTGCAAAAGTTGTGAATCAAGGGGACACCAAAGCGGTTATTTCTCAAACCGAAAACGTGACAAGTGTGTCATCTTTCATGAAGACTATGATTTCTTCAGATAACAAGAGTGATCCTAGTGTGTCATCTTTCATGAAGACTATGATTTTTGCAAACAACAAGAGTGATCCTTGTGGTGGAAGATACATATATGTGTATGATCTTCCATCACGGTTTAATGATGATATGATGAAGGATTGTGGGAGTATTAACAAATGGTTTGATATGTGCAAGTTCACTACTAATTGTGGGCTTGGGCCGAAATTGAACAATACTGAAGTAGGTGTGTTTTCGGATGAAGGTTGGTTTGCCACTAATCAATTTACGGTTGATGTTATTTTCTACAATCGAATGAAACAGTACGAATGCTTGACGAATGATTCGTCGATAGCAGCCGCTGTTTTCGTCCCGTTTTACGCTGGTTTTGATGCTGCAAGATACCTTTGGGGGTATAATGTTTCGGTAAGAGACGCTGCGTCTCTTGATCTTGTTGATTGGTTGCAAAAGAGGGATGAATGGAAGGTTATGAATGGAAGAGATCATTTTCTTGTTGGTGGTAGGATTACTTGGGATTTTAGAAGATTAACCGATGAAGAAACCGATTGGGGGAACAAGTTCTTGTTCTTACCGGCTGCAAGAAACATGTCGGTTTTGTTAATCGAATCGAGCCCGTGGAACTCGAACGATTTTGCAATTCCGTACCCGACTTATTTCCATCCGTCGAAAGATTCGGATATTTTCGATTGGCAGGATCGGATGAGGAAGTTGGAGCGGAAGTATTTGTTTTGTTTCGCGGGTGCTCCTAGACCCGATAACCCTAAATCGATTCGGAGTCTTTTGATCGACCAGTGCAAGAATTCGAGTGTCGGGAAGCTTTTGGAATGCGGGTCCGATGAAAGTAAGTGTCATTCGCCGAGTAATGTGATGAAGATGTTTCAAAGTTCGGTTTTTTGTTTGCAACCACAAGGGGATTCGTATACACGAAGATCGGCTTTTGATTCGATCTTGGCGGGTTGTATACCCGTGTTTTTTCATCCGGGTTCGTTTTACACACAATACACTTGGCATTTACCAAAAAATTATACAAAATACTCGGTTTTCATCCCCGAGGATGATATTCGAAGGAATATAAGTATCGAACAACGCCTTAGCAAAATTGATCCTAACAAGATCAATGAGATGAGGGATGAGGTTATAAACTTGATCCCGAGGTTGATTTATGCGGATCCGCGATCCAAACTGGAGACATCGAAAGATGCATTTGATGTATCCGTGGACGCGATTATTCGCAAGGTGACAAAACTGAGACAAGACATGATTGACGGGCGTACGGATGATGATTTTATTGAAGAACTTAGTTGGAAATACGCGTTGTTAGAAGAAGGGGAGTATATTGGCGTTCACGAATGGGACCCGTTTTTCGCTAAACAAAAACCGGACAATGGAAACTCAAAATAG
- the LOC110883947 gene encoding bifunctional TH2 protein, mitochondrial translates to MGGLAIRDEGGIAQSLWKKSTNEAIFAVYTPYILSLASGKLDSGSFLHCIFQDLRFLEASAEAFEMAEEFSDDDDDKAVIRKIRKRVLKKMTMFRSIVQEWGFELPAGNISDRAMIKYTDFLLAAASGESVREKFPGKFATPFEKTKLSAYALAAMAPSMRLQSFLSKEIQAVLEPDEDNHLYKKWIDSCASQKFEDSASQIEELLDKLTVCLTGEELQFVETIYHKAMKLQVDFFSAQPIIQNTVVPLYQARGNDDHNVLICSGYDMTCSAVDSGALLADVAIIKSSKTVKSNGYESGGDETSLDNLRDIWSGLHRQYVEEYEQCIDNIMLSEKVAEFDFESLCNALAQLSDIENAANLRVDNSGVLKGLHMDDDIKWAAEHLIFQDGCLEFFREIEKRENVAIDAHILSYCWSGDLIRSAFNSGDSRFPNVHSNELLFSESISTGEILKKVQSPIEKLQTFNNICNNSNNNGPNISVYIGGSVEDLLCLLKADIGIVISPSANIKKLGGLFGFSFVPLFSGLVKKQIELIEDGSPCWKGLSGTLYTVSSWAEIHAFILGV, encoded by the exons ATGGGGGGTTTAGCAATTAGGGATGAAGGGGGGATTGCTCAAAGTTTGTGGAAGAAATCGACAAACGAAGCGATTTTCGCTGTTTATACGCCTTATATACTGTCATTAGCATCTGGGAAGTTGGATTCTGGGTCTTTTCTTCATTGTATTTTTCAGGATCTTCGGTTTCTTGAAGCGTCCGCTGAGGC GTTTGAAATGGCAGAAGAATTCTCGGATGATGACGACGACAAGGCTGTAATTCGAAAGATTAGAAAACGCGTGTTGAAGAAGATGACTATGTTTCGATCGATCGTCCAA GAATGGGGATTTGAGCTTCCAGCAGGGAACATATCGGACCGTGCGATGATCAAATACACAGATTTCTTGCTGGCTGCAGCCTCCGGAGAATCGGTAAGAGAAAAGTTTCCCGGGAAATTCGCAACCCCGTTTGAGAAAACTAAGCTTTCGGCATACGCGCTTGCTGCAATGGCACCTTCCATGAGGCTTCAATCGTTTCTAAGTAAGGAGATACAAGCGGTTCTTGAACCCGATGAAGACAATCAtctttacaaaaagtggatcgaTAGCTGTGCTTCTCAGAAATTTGAG GATTCTGCGTCCCAAATTGAAGAACTTTTAGACAAGTTGACCGTATGTTTGACCGGTGAAGAGCTTCAGTTTGTAGAAACAATCTATCACAAAGCAATGAAGCTTCAAGTAGATTTTTTCTCGGCACAACCAATTATCCAAAACACCGTTGTCCCCTTGTATCAAGCTCGCGGAAATGACGACCACAATGTTTTGATATGTAGTGGTTACGACATGACGTGTAGCGCTGTTGATTCAGGTGCACTTCTTGCTGACGTGGCAATTATAAAATCATCAAAAACCGTAAAGTCGAACGGATATGAATCCGGTGGTGATGAAACTTCTTTAGATAATCTTCGGGATATTTGGAGCGGTCTTCATCGTCAGTATGTTGAAGAATATGAACAGTGTATCGACAATATCATGCTTAGTGAAAAAG TCGCTGAATTCGACTTTGAAAGCCTGTGTAACGCACTTGCGCAGTTATCAGATATAGAAAATGCGGCGAATTTACGAGTGGATAACTCTGGTGTATTGAAAGGATTGCATATGGATGATGACATCAAATGGGCTGCCGAACACTTGATTTTTCAAGATGGGTGTCTTGAATTCTTTAGAGAAATTGAAAAACGCGAAAACGTTGCGATTGATGCTCATATACTTTCGTATTGTTGGTCTGGTGATCTCATTAGGTCCGCCTTCAACTCAG GAGATTCAAGATTTCCCAATGTGCACTCAAACGAGTTACTCTTCAGTGAATCAATATCAACCGGTGAAATCTTGAAAAAAGTTCAATCGCCCATCGAAAAGCTTCAAACGTTCAACAATATCTGCAACAACTCAAACAACAACGGCCCAAACATATCGGTTTACATTGGCGGTTCAGTCGAAGATCTGCTTTGTCTTTTGAAAGCAGATATCGGGATCGTTATTTCTCCAAGTGCTAATATTAAAAAACTTGGAGGTTTGTTCGGTTTTTCATTCGTCCCATTATTTTCCGGTTTAGTGAAAAAACAAATAGAGTTAATCGAAGACGGTTCTCCTTGTTGGAAGGGTCTTTCAGGTACCCTTTACACAGTTTCAAGTTGGGCTGAGATTCATGCTTTCATTTTGGGTGTATAA